The Methanothrix sp. region AAGATGAGGTTCAAGGGAGTGCATGCGCTCAGGTGTTATACAGCTCAGAACTCTTCCGTCAATCATGATGCCATCCACATCTGTGCCCATTGCGACCATTCCAGCTCTCAGAGCTCTCGCAAGATACGATACGATCTGGTCTCCGGAGACTATGCCGGCGCCTCTGGAGACATCCATCGCGACATCGCCGTGGAGCACAGGGGTCATGCCGCGCCTGAGCATCTCTGTGATCACCTCAGTGCTCATGAGATGAATCCTGCCATCCCTCAGAACAGCATTGCTCAGCGGATGCACAGGCAGCGCATCGACTCCTGCATCATGCAGCGCCTCGACCACGATTCTGTTGAGTTCAGAGACGGAGAGGTGTGTCTTGAGCAGACCCTCCCCGCTGAACCTCTCAGGAAGCCCGAAGTTCCTGGCGTGAATGTGGCCGAAGGATCCTGCACCATGAACGACTATCAGATCCTCAATCCCCGACAGCTCATGAGCGATCCGGGATATCTGATCCAGCCTGGCGGTGGCCAGCCTGCTCTTATCTGTGATTATGCTCCCGCCCAGCTTCAGTATCTTCAGCATAATTATTCTACAGAAACACCGCCGCATCCGGTCCTGACCGCAAATGCCCTGCCCCTTGCCTGTGATATCGCGGTGATGGTTCTCAAGGACGCGCCCATCCTTGGAAGGGCTATCATGCAGCCACCACCACCTGCGCCTGTCAGCTTTGCTCCCAGCGCCATTCCAGCGCCCCGAGCAGCATAGACTAGCTCGCTCAGCTCCCTCGTCCCGACCCCGATCGCCTCAAGGAGTCCGTGGTTTATGTTCATGAGCATCCCGAGCTCCTCGAGCTCCAGGTTCTCTATGCATGGCACTGCCTTCCTCGATATTACGCCTATGGCCTTGAATATAGGGTCCACGATCTCCGGATACCTCGACTTCAGCTCCTGTACCCGCGCGACCTCTGCTCTCGTATCATGTGGAACTGATGTGCAGCCAACGACAATATCAAGAGAGGGAAGATCAAGTGGCCTGACACCATCGGAGATCTGCACGTATCCGCCGAATGCAGCAAGCGCCGTGTCCATCGGGCTCCCCAGGCCCCTCTGGACCGCCTTCTCGATCCTGTGGGCCTCTGCCGCGATGCTTCTTGCATCCATATCGATGCCCATGTGGTGGCTCAGGGCGGCAAGCGTTGCAACGACTATCGCAGCAGAGGAGCCGAGGCCTGATGCCACAGGTATATCAGAAGAGACCGTGATCCTCACATCCCTAGCACCGAGCGTCTTCACAACCGCAAATACATACCTGGCAGCAGCTGCAGCCTCCTCGGAGCTTCCGAGAGATACGACCCTGCCATCAGAATCGATCGAGAAGCCGGAGAGCCTCAATCCCAGTCCATGTATGTCGATCTCAGTCTTTCCGGGAAGATCATCAACAGATACCCTGGCGCGCAGATCTATCGCAGTGCCCAGCGCTGGAGCGCCTGATACAACAGCATGCTCCCCGAAGAGTATGACCTTCCCGGGGGCTGATGCCGCTGTCATACTCCTCCTAGGTGAATATCACAGCCCCATAGCCCACGACCTGGCCGCGGTCGCCTGTCACATCTCCGCTGGTCGCATAGCGCAGAAGCTTCCCCATGCTCGCGCCCAGACGCCTTGAGGCTGTTATCGTCGCTGCCATGGGCCCGTAGCCGCAGACACCATGTCCATAATACCTGGAATCGAGCATCTCGATCTTTGAATACAGACCGTCGATATCCATTCTTATCACTGATTCCAGTACCGATGTATCAAGCTGCCTCGCGGTCTCATGTCTGAGATAATGCGTGAGATCGCTGGACGCTATCACAGTGCAGCTCCTTCCGAGCCTAATGATCGCATCCGCCACGGCCTCACCGACCTCGACGGCTGTCTCCTGGTCCTGCATGCCCATGCAGATCGGGAGTATCCTGAAGCCTGAGAAGCACCTCTGGAGAAACGGCAGCTGAACCTCTATCGAGTGCTCCTCCATGTGAGCCATCTCATCAGGAGCCACTATCGAGCCCTCAAGGGCATCGGCGAGCTCAAGATCAACGGGAACACTGCCCAGCGGGGTCCTCCAGGTCTCCCTGCTCACGGCAACTGGAAGCCCGAGGCCGGTGTGGTTCGGGCCTATCAGGACATACGTCTCGCGCTCTGGAAGCCTCGCGTACACCTCGGCTGCAACAGACCCTGAATATATATAGCCGGCATGCGGCACCACTGCGCCGATAACTGGCAGGGGCTCACGCTTCAGCCCGCGAAATGCAGAGCTGAGCTCTGCGAGCAGCACCTCGGCCCTTGCCGGGTAGAACATACCGGCCGCAGCTGGTGGTCTCATCTCTAGAACTCCATCTCGAAGTCCGATACGGTGTACTTGAACCTGTCCTCCTCGCCGCGCTCGCGCAGGACCTGCCTCGCAAGAAGCCAGTAGATCAGCGTCAGTGCCTTCCTGCCCTTGTTGTTTGTGGGTATCACCAGATCGACATTCGATGTCATGTTGTTGGTGTCGCAGAGCGCCACCACAGGTATGCCGATATCCACAGCTTCCTTGACAGCCTGGCCATCGCCGGCCGGATCTGTGACTAAAAGCACATCAGGCTCTATGTATCCCGCGAACGATGGATTTGTCAGGGTGTTCGGTATGAACCTCCCGACGTTCGCCCTTGCGCCCACAGCCTTCGCGAACATAGTGGCGGGCCTCTGGCCGTACTGCCTGGCAGAGACGACAAGTATCTTCGATGGCTCATAGTTCGCCAGAAACTTCCCTGCAAGCCGTATCCTCTTGTCTGTCGCCTGAACATCAAGAACGTAAAGACCGTCTGTTCTGACCCTGTAGATGTACTTCATCATGTCGCTGGTCTTCTGCTGCGTTCCGATGTGAACACCAGCAGCAAGATATTCGTCTATGGGGATCAGGGTCTCATAATCGCCCTCGACGGTTATCACCTCTTCTTCAACCAATCAATTCACCTACCTTTTCCGATCACGTTTCACGGTTATAGGTATAACACCCAACCTCATCTCTTCAAGAGCTATTTCGAGAGGGTCTATGGATTCCGTCCTTATTAACACTGGGGCTCCCATGAAAATCTGCAGAGCACGTGCTCCCACTATCCTGGCTCGCTCAAATCGAGTATATTTCTCGCCCTTCAAATAGCCACCTCAAAAGGAAGAGTATGATGGGGTTGCTGAGATTCGAACTCAGGTCACAGCGTCCCGAACGCTGTAGGATGGACCAGGCTACCCTACAACCCCCTTTCTCTCTACTGGTACCTGCGGAGCATATCCACGATCTCAACATGGGAGAGAAGCATCCGCCTGCAGCAGTACCTCTCTATCCCGAGATCGTCCATCACCTTTCCAGGTGGTTCGGATTTGATCCGCTCCCTGTACTCTTCCCACACGCTGGAGATGACCTTCCCACAGGAGAAGCATCTTACCGGGATCAAGGTACCTCACCTGTAGGACTTCTGGTACTTCGCTCTGGCACCAAGTCCGCCAAACTTCTTCTTCTCCTTCTGTCTGTGATCGCTTACAAGAAGGTTTCTGTCGTACTCGGCATATGCCTCCTTCAGAGCGGCATCACCGGTCCACTCGATTATGCCCCTCGCCAGGGCAGTCCTGAC contains the following coding sequences:
- a CDS encoding isopentenyl phosphate kinase, yielding MLKILKLGGSIITDKSRLATARLDQISRIAHELSGIEDLIVVHGAGSFGHIHARNFGLPERFSGEGLLKTHLSVSELNRIVVEALHDAGVDALPVHPLSNAVLRDGRIHLMSTEVITEMLRRGMTPVLHGDVAMDVSRGAGIVSGDQIVSYLARALRAGMVAMGTDVDGIMIDGRVLSCITPERMHSLEPHLLPAKGVDVTGGMRGKLAELVRLAEIGIDSRIFNAGVSGNVRRALSGERLGTLITGREHGDGPQEA
- the mvk gene encoding mevalonate kinase, with amino-acid sequence MTAASAPGKVILFGEHAVVSGAPALGTAIDLRARVSVDDLPGKTEIDIHGLGLRLSGFSIDSDGRVVSLGSSEEAAAAARYVFAVVKTLGARDVRITVSSDIPVASGLGSSAAIVVATLAALSHHMGIDMDARSIAAEAHRIEKAVQRGLGSPMDTALAAFGGYVQISDGVRPLDLPSLDIVVGCTSVPHDTRAEVARVQELKSRYPEIVDPIFKAIGVISRKAVPCIENLELEELGMLMNINHGLLEAIGVGTRELSELVYAARGAGMALGAKLTGAGGGGCMIALPRMGASLRTITAISQARGRAFAVRTGCGGVSVE
- a CDS encoding MEMO1 family protein → MRPPAAAGMFYPARAEVLLAELSSAFRGLKREPLPVIGAVVPHAGYIYSGSVAAEVYARLPERETYVLIGPNHTGLGLPVAVSRETWRTPLGSVPVDLELADALEGSIVAPDEMAHMEEHSIEVQLPFLQRCFSGFRILPICMGMQDQETAVEVGEAVADAIIRLGRSCTVIASSDLTHYLRHETARQLDTSVLESVIRMDIDGLYSKIEMLDSRYYGHGVCGYGPMAATITASRRLGASMGKLLRYATSGDVTGDRGQVVGYGAVIFT
- the rpsB gene encoding 30S ribosomal protein S2, giving the protein MVEEEVITVEGDYETLIPIDEYLAAGVHIGTQQKTSDMMKYIYRVRTDGLYVLDVQATDKRIRLAGKFLANYEPSKILVVSARQYGQRPATMFAKAVGARANVGRFIPNTLTNPSFAGYIEPDVLLVTDPAGDGQAVKEAVDIGIPVVALCDTNNMTSNVDLVIPTNNKGRKALTLIYWLLARQVLRERGEEDRFKYTVSDFEMEF
- a CDS encoding DNA-directed RNA polymerase subunit K, with the translated sequence MKGEKYTRFERARIVGARALQIFMGAPVLIRTESIDPLEIALEEMRLGVIPITVKRDRKR
- a CDS encoding DNA-directed RNA polymerase subunit N — translated: MIPVRCFSCGKVISSVWEEYRERIKSEPPGKVMDDLGIERYCCRRMLLSHVEIVDMLRRYQ